The nucleotide window TGTTCAGTTAAACGACTAAATGAGGCAAGAAAAACACGTTACATAACGCCATTATCATGCAATAaacaaaaacaatgaagaagttCTCATCAATTAAGTAACTGAAATTATTAAGATCGATGTCTAACTTTTTACTTAATTAAGTTAGAAACGTTACTTGTACATTTTGTACATTTTAACATATGTTTGTCCTAGATTAATTGGCGTGCATGTTTTGTCCCTAATGTTCTAACATTATGTGTTATATATGAAAAGAAATACTTCATTGATTCATATTAGTTGTTcactatttttataaataattatcgtaaaattatttgtcaatttataaaatcaaagtatattttttcCCCCATTTTACacttataatttttcttttgaaagtgtaaataaatttattaagtttcaaaaagtttcttaaagagtaaattagtaaaattatgattttttatgagGCCGATAAAGAGGAAGGTGAACTACTAATATTAATGGTATCACTCCTTAGTCATTCAATAGTTTACCTAGCTtgcaacaattatttttttctagtaGTTATTTGCAAATTCTTCTAGTAGTAGCTATTTTCTTGTAGTAGTAGTTTTTCAAACTGACACAATAGAACCTTACTTTgagtgtctaaaatgaacaaacaCGGGTTgaagtgtctaagtgaaaatgATGTCAACTTTAAGTGGCCACTGATGAGTTTAGCCTATCTTATAAGTTATGTATTTAAACTCTCCGTCAATCCTAGaaaatttaaatagaaaataattcaagTTTTTGAGTACTTCAACTCAAGAGATTGCAGTTCTCTCTTAACGAACTAACACCATATGTTGTAGGAGGAAAACATCATATTTTACCTTGCAACGTTCCATAACTAGATCCAAAACGAGGGACTTGGTATCAAAGACATGAGTTATGAGAGAccaaattcaacatcaactagCACAATTAATGAACTTGTTTCAAGAAGAACGTGCAATCAATTTAAGCGATATAATGCTTGCTTGGATAACGAAAAgagttatatgaaaattaatcaaagtaACGTTGAGTAAAAACCAAAGCCAACTCAACAACATTGGGGGCCTAAAGCAAAACTTAAGAGAGGGgccctaatatttaatttttttcatcatatatacttttatttaaaatctatttttctagctATTTTAGATGCGAAGTTATTAGGTactattttataatcaatttgttttaataattccttttcaaaTGATAATTAGCTAATtcattcaatctctcttgagacattgttgatcttaaagaagatttaatcaattttttatttcaaaaaaacttCTTTCAGCTGAGACAACGGTTTCAGGaactgttaacattattctataagcaatatgtgtatttggaaaagaatcaagtctttttattagattggtattttcattagatcattatctctacttatattatttcccttaacacttttaattcaaatataaatcTAAACCATCAATATCAAAATAACTATTACGTGTTAAAGACAGATAAAggttaagacaatatttttttaaaattctcatcatctagtgatctcaatattttaccactaaataagaaataaaaaatatttccatatgcttcaattggttcaaactattttgaagtgaaaaaatagtttgatctactctacatatataaaacaattaactctaaaagattcttcaagagaCTTTGTGATTTCGCTATCCATATTTTCATCTAATTCTTACGAAATTCAGGCttattttcatctcatatgcaatttccttagtagaaatcataacactcataatacatataattttttttaaaataacatatataagtaattgtttttaaaaaatggccCCCCAAAATATATGGAACCCAAACGATGACTTTAGTGACCTAGGGGTTAAGACATCCTGGTCAAAACAACTGTTTTTTTGCAATGAAATCGAAAAATTGATCCTCTGATTTTTGCATTTGATTATTGTGGAAAATCTTCTGGGCATTTTAGTTTTCTTGGGGcatatttttgtctttaaaaaagTTACTAAATATCAAACTTGTCCAGCCGGTGACGAATGACGACGACTACATGTGAAGTGACCAAAATACCAGAGCTTTGAATCACAGTTCACAGTGAAATTGAATGGAATTCCATACTTGTTCCTGAAAGCTTTAAACTTTGGGAATATTCAATTGTTCGGATGAACCAAATTTTAATCTGGAATCCACTACCGGCCGGCAGCGACAATTTTTGGGTTTTCTGCGAATGGAGAATGTATTTATGTAAGGAGCAGCAAACTTCTCATACAGAATGGTGAAATCGGAAAAAATAAGGAACTTTTGCGGTTTTGTTTGGTGTGACTGTTGTATTCCATTATTGTGCCGTTAATGTAGCCGGAGTATCTCATGAAGCATATTAATGGTAGCTTTCTCGTTACATATCAAAAGGGCCTTCTGCATTGCTTTTTTGAAAGTTGATTTAAATGCATCAGGTGCACTATCACTCCAATGCAATAACTTTACTTCATTTGCCATATTGTTTTTGACTATTTTGTTCATGTAGTGTTCACCAACAACAGAGGTAACACTGTGCACTAAGGCTAGGACAAATGAGAAGAATTTagatttgaacctgagacctcaaCTCTCAACTGACCACTAGGCAACACCCTTAGGTGCTTTGCTCAAACTCACCTAACCGAAATAAGAAGAACTGAACTGGACAGACTCATGTAGTTGTTACTCATTCAAGGTTAGTCCTGCTTTCACCATGGAATGGTCTTTGTTTCATGCTTTATAAGCACTGCTATTTGTGCTTCTTGGTGCACTATTGTCAGAATACTGGAACATACTTTTGATATTTCTAGCAGCTTATACTTTTTACCCTTTTAGTGTAGGTTCCAATGTGAGTTATTGAAATAAATTACAAATAAGCATTGGTAGATAATGTAAGGTGCACATGATTCTAggaatctttttattttgagttgaaCACTTTAATTCCTGTGATGATTGTTTCTGATAAATCATGAATGCCAATGTATCTTGTTTGATTATTTATGTGCCATAAGTTCGAATGGGAAACTGAAATTACTCATTTCTGGGATCTCTGTATGGGATGATATTTTAGTTAGTTATGCTGTTAGTAGGAAATGAAACAATGTAAAAAGATAGCAAGCATAATAAGGAAACAGATAGGAAAAAACCTCTTTCTTTCTATTGAAACTTTGGATGTGTTTTTCTTTACTACACTCTCTCAACATATAATACAACAGGTCTTCACAATACAATATTTTGTAGAATCATCACTTCGGTGacgaaaataaatatgaaacaCGAAACCGAAAAGATTTACATTTTTGAAAACTCACCACTCTCTATTTTACCaatcaacaaaagaaagaatttCAATCAATCAAATCCTATAACTATCATTTTCTTTCTGtgtaaaatcaaaagaaaatgtcCAAAACTTTTATGCTGCTGCCTGCAGCAGGAACTGAAAATCTGATCTTTGACAAAGGAGGGGAGGTGGTTCCACATCAGACAAGTTGATATTCTGGAAGGATCGCGATATTTCTTCTATAGAGAATGGTATGCTGTAATTTGGAAGATTTGTTAGTTGAAGAAAGCAAGTCAGTGTCTTTCATGTGTTTAAAGTTAATTACCTTGAATCCACATCAAGCAAGAATGTATTATTTGGAATGCTGGCTGAGTCTTCCAATGTTAGTGCTCTCATCTTGCTTATGACctgaaatttcaaaaatgatCAACTGAACAAAGAAGCAGTTCTCTTGAGTCTTGAAAAATATCTATCCGAGGTCTACTCAAGTGTTTGCTCAGTGTTGCTTTTGTCTGGTCTTTTATAACTTTTTGTGAACAGATTCAATAAGACTATTAACTTAGAGGAGGGAAAGAAATGGTtaagaacaaaattaatttCGACATGATTTTCTTGCATTGTCATTGCCTTACTTCTAAGGCTAAAGCCGTAAAGAAGCTAAATATGTGATCTTTTTCTCTAGGGAGCTATGATGAAACCTTTTGCAACATTGAGAGAATCATGTGCTATCCACGGCCTTTGGATGTTTTAGTAATCATTAAAGTTGTTCTGGAACATAAAGGAGGTAAGTCTTTCACTGTTGATGTGAGAATAACGCAAGAGTGCTTCAGTAGAAAGCATTTTCTAGTGCATGTGTCAAGCTGCAGAGCACTCTTGGCCTCTCTGTTGAAGAAGGTGATGGGATTTCTGTTAGGGATGCGTTGGAAGTcattaatttaagtatttaattatatttttagttgctttatttattattctagaatagGGTTTGTGTTTCAGAGTTTCATAAGGATTAGGTCaagttatagttattagtttggAATAGGATTTAGGTCTACTACTTCCGTAAGTATTAGACTTCCTATAGATGTAATAATACTCCTATTTAAAGGGGCTTTTGATTAATAAATCAGTAAGTTATTTTTCAGCAAAAAGCAGGAGATTAGAGTTCTCTCTTccattgaactctaaggtttcagtCTCCCTTTGAAGAGTTGAAGAGATCGGTGTTCTCTCTTTTAAtgaactctaaggtttcagCCTCCCTTTAACGAGCTGATGCATATATCGCTCCTGTGAATCGATCCTTCCTTAAAGATTCATAACAATTTCTCTCCAGCAGAGCTTAGACGCACTTTAAGAAGATTGGTGGGCTGCTTTTATTTAATGTTTGCTTTATCTATATTTTGCTATTTGAGGACATCTTGTATTTTTGTTCTTCACTgataattttcttataataagaGAAGAAGTCTTATGCATGTGTTGATTCTTAGTTTTTTACTTTTACATGATAATATGTGCATGTGTTGCATGACCAGCTGGTTGCGGACCATTGGCGCCAAACTGACAAAACCTTGAATACCTGTACCAACTCTCATGAAGCTTAGAGTACCTCTAGTAACACACTGAAGAAGAGTTCTTACCTCTGGCGATAAACCATGGGCTCCATATTTGTCGTCCCAGAACATAGTTCCAATGCGATATATTTGTGCAATGCTCAACATCTAAgagaaaaggggaaaaaagcAACAGGATATAGAGTTGAGTTTTCGATTCTGAGTTCTAATCATAGCTAGAATCCTCTTATTAAAAAAGTCATACTTATACTCCTCTATGTCTAAATTCTAATATCGTTGTCACTTAGCCTCTTAGTGATCTTGAAATGAGAAGTgaagtctttttctttttagaaaaccaaaagaaaaagtagttAGGAGGGAAGTTGTGGGgactttgatttttctttttaagaacAGAAGTTAATTACCGGGCAGAGGTCATTCGTGATCTCATCCAATGCCTTTTGAGATTTTTGATGCAACACCTGCGAGGTGGAGGCATGATAATTTAAGTACTCAGCTATGAGGAGATCTGCTTACAGAGTGAGAGTCTGGATGATAGCTTACCAGAAATCCTACAGCTTGCCTTATGTGTTGAAGTTCATCCCACGAAGATCCAGCATACTGTTTCATAAGAACGAATTAAAacgttgtttcttttatttgaacATCAGGTTATTACTCTGAACAACTTTTGTTTACCTGTTCTGTTGCTTTGGAACACCAACTTTCCAGTTCTTGCAGACCCGCCTTCAGATATTCCCCATTGCTAAATGAGCAGCATTCACGGCGAAGCAACAAGCTGAAAAGTTTTCATATGTCTTACATTAGGATTGAGGACATTCAGGTTACTTCTAAGGTGAAAACAGTTAATTTGGAATACTAGCTGAATACCTGTTGAAAAGCTGGACATTTATGTATGAGAACACCTGACTGAGTATTTTCCTTGTAATGGTGGAAGGGACCTGAAAACACAGATGCCACTCATGAAAACTGAAGAGCTTCTCTAGACATAAGATTTAAGAGAACTGATAACAAGATGTTACTTCACTTACATTATTTTCTGAGAGTATGGTTAATGTATTGTCTAGGCTATTCACAATGTTTTGCCAGTGTATGCTGGATGCCTGTTGTTTCGCGATGATGTTTGAATGTATACTTCTAGATGATCCTTTTAAAGGTTTTATCCTTGCAGATCTTGGTGCCTGTCAATTAGTTTTAGAATTTACCTTGAGACTGCTGCAAAATTACTGACAAGGGATTGTATTGTTAAAAAATGGTGCTTGCTTACATGTATGCATTGGTTAAGAAATGGacttatttctttctttaagTTGTCGCGGATCATTCCATATATTTTCTCAACACAAGCAGTTAGGTGTTGCTTAAACAATAGTGCTGGGTATTTAGCTTCAATCCTTGTTCGGACATTTGGGCTTCCCTCAATTCCGCTGTATCCACTGGAAATTGCCATGCTTAATGAAGTTGAACGAAAACCCTGCTGTTGACTCTTGAAATGTCAACTACATGTCTATACATGGTCAAAAACTTATACTATGAATATTTACCTGTGCCATTCTTCCAAACAATGTGGTTGGTGAGCTGCGATTACGATATGGGGACCTAGTAGGTGCATTACCAGCTTTAATTGTGCTTTGCAAAAGGAACAACAGAGTTGAAGATGTTGACAGCCAGTAGGCTAGATCACCGGTGTTATCCTGATCCTTCATTGGAAATGTCAATAAATTTTTGTCAATAGGGAGTctaaattgatttagatttgaTCATTCATTAGGACCATTCCTAGTCAACTATGGATCATAGTAAAATTTCACCTCTATAGATGATCGGATGGTATGAATAATCCTATCAAATATATTCGTTTTTTCTGCTTCAAAGGATCTCCACTGCAGAAGTGCTTTGTACAGGGTGCATGCAGCTACTGGTCTTCCCTTGTCAAATCGCTTGTCTTCCGCAAGGCACTTTATCAGTATATCATGGTTTTCCTGATTATTGAAGAATGAAAACAGAAGTAATCAGCGATGACTACAAAAGCATCACAACTTTATCTATCAGATCAACTTGTAAAGTTCAAGTTTCTTTTACTTGCCTGCTGCCTATCTGTCAAGGATCTTTGCTTAATTAAAGAGATGGGAGGGCTAGAATCCTGCAGAAGCCAGAAAGAATTTAGGTATCATTTAGAATTAGCATTTTCTGACTGTTATGGTCCTTTAGTGAATAACAGGCTAACAGCCATTGGTGAGAAGCTTATATACCTTAGGTATTTGTTGTTCTACTTTCATTTCTTCATGCACTTCCTCTGTTTGATGTTCATTATCAGCTGGATGTGTGATATCAACGGTCTGAAATTACCCAGTCAGGAATGAGTGGCGTTTGCAGTTCTACAAGTTAAGATACTTGCAATGAAAAAGGAGGAAATTTTAGCTTACCTCAAGCCCTTTAGGTGCCCGATCATCAGAACTTACTACTTGCTCCACAACTACCCTTTGAGTGCGGAGAAGCTCGTTTTCTGACTCCAAGTCTTTAATCTTGTTCTTGAGTCTGATTAAGAGGAAAAATCAACTTCATTTGAAttctatataataaaatgttattatCTCTGGAAGCTAACTCAAGATTAAAAGTTTCTCAAGGATATTGTTCCATTCTTTTAGAAATAAGTCCAGGTAAGTATTCTTGAAGCAATTATATCTTGTAAAACTTACACAAACAGTGTAAATTGTTTCTCTGGGTTTATGTCCATATTTTTATGCTCAAATTAAAGTGTCGATTGTGAAATATGAGCCTGTTTCATTGAGATATCAACGTAGATATAAGTGTACTATCTGTCTTCTAAATGAAGGATAACTATCTTCTCTAGCTTTTCTTGGTGCATAGTCGCAACATTTTAGCTTGCATAGGTTGTTCCAAGATGTGTATACTTACATGTCCATTTCATCAGAAAGGGCCTCATTTGTTGATGCTACTAAAGCCTGCTGACGGAGAACCTGATTCTCCGATTCAAGGTTGGATAGATTCAGTTGTAAtctgaaaataaatattaagaaGAACAAGTAAGACAATAAGTTTCATAGTAATTcaatttgtattattttcaaGCTTCAGTCACTTCAACATACTACACAAAGAAGTAAAGGAACTACCTTTCTATGGACTCTTGGAACTCCGAAACTCTTAGCTGAGATTCTTCTGCCTCTTTACGTGTGGCCTGGCATTCTTTTTCAACTTCGTTGTAGCTCTGTTCGAAGTCTTCTACTCTCTTCTTGAGCTCTCTGATTTCTTCCTGAATATATGACAGGTAAATTGCATCAGATGTGATGCTGTTAGAAGCACACTAATTTATGACGTATATGTATTCTGCTGCAGAGATTGCAGTGAGTGGATTTTCTTGTTTTAATTGTGAAAGTTTTTGTTTTACATTTTAAGTATGGATAATCTTCATAactcaaataaatttttatcttcCCGCTTTTTATTGACTACATTGATTTCCAGAATTTTCCTTATATGGTCAAATATCTTAATGGaacttttctttgtttcaaACCCCTTTCTTTGGGGAGGTGGTTATGACTAAGTTTCTGCATGTTTTTATCATCTCACTTGACTTCTTACTTCGCAAACAAACTCCAAAGGTTTTTGGAACGGCTCGATGCTGTACCAATTACTGTAAATGCATAGAATTATGTTTTTTGATTTTACCTCGAGTTTGTTGTTTTCCTCTGTCAGCTTCTCCACTTTGGTGTTGTCAATCACTGGTACCTCCTTGATAACTGGAGGAGCTTGTTCAATGGCTATCTTTGCTGCTTCTTTCTCATGAATAATTGCATCATGGGCTTCGTCTAGTTGCGTTTGCATTTCTTGTAAGGCTTTTTgcaattttgaaatttcttgCCCCTTTGCTTCTTCGAGATCAATCTGGAGAAACACAGTGTTTTGGTTCTTACTATTACTATGTCATAAAATCATTTACTGTTTACTGATAGTGTAAGAAAACTCTAATTGCCAAAAATCTACATTTCTTCACAAGTGAAAATTCTCTCTCATCCCAAGTGTTAGCACAAGTCAGAGTTATAATTTATGCAGTCATGTAAGTATACTCTGACTGACTGTGATGCACTAATGATGTTTCCTTTGGCCTTCACTATGTGTGCCAATCTAGTGAGCCCCCAACTCTATAACATTTGGTCTCAAACAACTCTATTTTATTGAGTTTCAGGCAACTATAATAGAAGCATTGCTCTTGGGTATTTTCGACTGTTATGCTGTTTCCGTTTAGAGCAAGCATATTGATTGTACATACCCTCAAGTGTTTTTCAAAATCTAATCGCCATGTTAACTCCTCGACACGCTTTTCCAGTTTATCCTTTGCTTCTTTAAGTGCCCCAGTATCTCTTGCATCCTGCATTGGAGAAGATTTTTTATGCCAGTTAACATATAGCAGATATAGTGGCACTTCAATGGATTTGAATAAGCAGTAATGCCAATCTTTTCACTAAACAAGAAACACTCACCATCCTCAATTTCCGAAGCACCTTCCTCGCTAACCTGCCTCTCCAGAGACATTGAAGTGAAAGACTTGCTTTTTTCTTCTGTTTATAAGTTGAGAAGGCATGGAATCCTCTCCATTGAGTCTGCAAAAATAAAAGACGAAGTAAGAAAATAAGGCAATGTTATGTCTTTTTATAATCAGTCTTACAATTGAATATGAGGTAATAAGGTAACTTCTGATTATCTTCATATTAGTGCCCAACAGAAGGTTAGTTTCAGGAAGCAAATACTGACAGTAAAAAATAGATTTGGACCCTCTTTAGATGTGGTTTTCTTATTCTGTTTACCTTGAAATAACTTTTGTCAGATGAATGAACGTAGGATGCAAATTCACCTTTTTTGGTGCAATCTAATTACCTGAACTATTTTAGCTGCTTTATTTCTCCTCCTCTGCCTATATTCATTTCGTGCTGCCATAGCTCTCATCCCTGTTTGAATGACTACAGCTGCTGCCTGTAATTCCTTGTAAGATTTTCTTGCTGAATGAGAACGCGCATGTTTCTGTATGCGGATTGAAGCAGCTTCCCTTTTCATTTGTTCATATAGCACTCTGGCAAGTTGTGCTGGGTAGGtagaacataatttttttctcaaagtccCGACAAGAACACCATATAAAAATGGGAAAGCTAATGTAGCATTGTGTTGATTAACATATTTGTAAGATTAATATTAAGAAAAGTAGTTGGAACCCTATTTTAGGGAAAATTCAGAACATGCCAAAACTAGAATATGTCAAATCAGCATGTATGCAAAAAGTGCCAATCTTGTTGTTGCACATATTATGCTGACACTTCTGATTTTTACCATAAATGAGTGGTCATTTGTATCATTGCGGTACAAGTTACCTCTCCAAAGTTTCTGGAAATGAATTGTAGCTCTCTTTAGGGCTATGAACTCCTTTCGGGTAAGATATGTTCGAATTTGTCTCTGAATGCGCTTTGCAGCATGAGCTAGAACTTCTGTTCTTCTGGCATCTAATTCAGCCATCTGCCCGGCTCTGAGAAAAACTTTGGTTTTCCCAATCTGAATAAAATAGATAGAAGACTCTATTTCATGAACAAATCCATAAAATGTGCAATTTTATGTCCAGTTTTGTGGAAATGGTTTATTTCTGTTTATAAGAAGTATGGCAATAGTCTAGGTGTAATACCTGATAACCCTTTAAGCCCATTCTATCACAAATTGCAATGCATGCTGACTTCTCATCACATCTGCTTCAACGAAAGGGGATTAGCTTGTGATATATCAGTATGTTGATGCTATTCATGTACATACAATAACGTTTATGAGTCTAAAGAAGACTGTTTGCTGCAAATATGGTATTGC belongs to Solanum stenotomum isolate F172 chromosome 1, ASM1918654v1, whole genome shotgun sequence and includes:
- the LOC125862510 gene encoding myosin-12 isoform X6, which gives rise to MGTPVNIIVGSQVWIEDPDDAWIDGEVTEIKGSNATVATTNGKTTVASISSIYPKDTEAPPSGVDDMTKLAYLHEPGVLNNLACRYSLNEIYTYTGNILIAVNPFRRLPHLYDTHMMQQYKGAPFGELSPHLFAVADACYRALINEHGNQSILVSGESGAGKTETTKMLMRYLAFMGGRSGTEGRTVEQQVLESNPVLEAFGNAKTVKNNNSSRFGKFVEIQFDKHAKISGAAVRTYLLERSRVCQVSDPERNYHCFYMLCAAPPEDVKRFKLGNPKTFHYLNQSSCYEVANVDDAREYLETRNAMDVVGIGQEEQEAIFRVVAAILHLGNINFVKGKEADSSKLKDEKSLFHLKTAAELFMCDEKALEDSLCKRVIVTPDGNITKLLDPAAATTSRDALAKTVYSRLFDWLVDKINNSIGQDPEAKSIIGVLDIYGFESFKINSFEQFCINLTNEKLQQHFNQHVFKMEQDDYTTEEINWSYVEFVDNQDVLDLIEKKPGGIIALLDEACMFPKATHETFAQKMYQTYRAHKRFSKPKLARTDFTINHYAGDVTYQADHFLDKNKDYVIAEFQALLMDSKCFFVANLFPPLPEESSKQSKFSSIGTRFKQQLQSLMETLSTTEPHYIRCVKPNTVLKPGIFENMNVLNQLRCGGVLEAIRISCAGYPTKRTFDEFLDRFGTLAPDVLDGCDEKSACIAICDRMGLKGYQIGKTKVFLRAGQMAELDARRTEVLAHAAKRIQRQIRTYLTRKEFIALKRATIHFQKLWRAQLARVLYEQMKREAASIRIQKHARSHSARKSYKELQAAAVVIQTGMRAMAARNEYRQRRRNKAAKIVQTQWRGFHAFSTYKQKKKASLSLQCLWRGRLARKVLRKLRMDARDTGALKEAKDKLEKRVEELTWRLDFEKHLRIDLEEAKGQEISKLQKALQEMQTQLDEAHDAIIHEKEAAKIAIEQAPPVIKEVPVIDNTKVEKLTEENNKLEEEIRELKKRVEDFEQSYNEVEKECQATRKEAEESQLRVSEFQESIERLQLNLSNLESENQVLRQQALVASTNEALSDEMDILKNKIKDLESENELLRTQRVVVEQVVSSDDRAPKGLETVDITHPADNEHQTEEVHEEMKVEQQIPKDSSPPISLIKQRSLTDRQQENHDILIKCLAEDKRFDKGRPVAACTLYKALLQWRSFEAEKTNIFDRIIHTIRSSIEDQDNTGDLAYWLSTSSTLLFLLQSTIKAGNAPTRSPYRNRSSPTTLFGRMAQGFRSTSLSMAISSGYSGIEGSPNVRTRIEAKYPALLFKQHLTACVEKIYGMIRDNLKKEISPFLNQCIHAPRSARIKPLKGSSRSIHSNIIAKQQASSIHWQNIVNSLDNTLTILSENNVPSTITRKILSQVFSYINVQLFNSLLLRRECCSFSNGEYLKAGLQELESWCSKATEQYAGSSWDELQHIRQAVGFLVLHQKSQKALDEITNDLCPMLSIAQIYRIGTMFWDDKYGAHGLSPEVISKMRALTLEDSASIPNNTFLLDVDSSIPFSIEEISRSFQNINLSDVEPPPLLCQRSDFQFLLQAAA
- the LOC125862510 gene encoding myosin-12 isoform X4 encodes the protein MGTPVNIIVGSQVWIEDPDDAWIDGEVTEIKGSNATVATTNGKTTVASISSIYPKDTEAPPSGVDDMTKLAYLHEPGVLNNLACRYSLNEIYTYTGNILIAVNPFRRLPHLYDTHMMQQYKGAPFGELSPHLFAVADACYRALINEHGNQSILVSGESGAGKTETTKMLMRYLAFMGGRSGTEGRTVEQQVLESNPVLEAFGNAKTVKNNNSSRFGKFVEIQFDKHAKISGAAVRTYLLERSRVCQVSDPERNYHCFYMLCAAPPEDVKRFKLGNPKTFHYLNQSSCYEVANVDDAREYLETRNAMDVVGIGQEEQEAIFRVVAAILHLGNINFVKGKEADSSKLKDEKSLFHLKTAAELFMCDEKALEDSLCKRVIVTPDGNITKLLDPAAATTSRDALAKTVYSRLFDWLVDKINNSIGQDPEAKSIIGVLDIYGFESFKINSFEQFCINLTNEKLQQHFNQHVFKMEQDDYTTEEINWSYVEFVDNQDVLDLIEKKPGGIIALLDEACMFPKATHETFAQKMYQTYRAHKRFSKPKLARTDFTINHYAGDVTYQADHFLDKNKDYVIAEFQALLMDSKCFFVANLFPPLPEESSKQSKFSSIGTRFKQQLQSLMETLSTTEPHYIRCVKPNTVLKPGIFENMNVLNQLRCGGVLEAIRISCAGYPTKRTFDEFLDRFGTLAPDVLDGCDEKSACIAICDRMGLKGYQIGKTKVFLRAGQMAELDARRTEVLAHAAKRIQRQIRTYLTRKEFIALKRATIHFQKLWRAQLARVLYEQMKREAASIRIQKHARSHSARKSYKELQAAAVVIQTGMRAMAARNEYRQRRRNKAAKIVQTQWRGFHAFSTYKQKKKASLSLQCLWRGRLARKVLRKLRMDARDTGALKEAKDKLEKRVEELTWRLDFEKHLRIDLEEAKGQEISKLQKALQEMQTQLDEAHDAIIHEKEAAKIAIEQAPPVIKEVPVIDNTKVEKLTEENNKLEEEIRELKKRVEDFEQSYNEVEKECQATRKEAEESQLRVSEFQESIERLQLNLSNLESENQVLRQQALVASTNEALSDEMDILKNKIKDLESENELLRTQRVVVEQVVSSDDRAPKGLETVDITHPADNEHQTEEVHEEMKVEQQIPKDSSPPISLIKQRSLTDRQQENHDILIKCLAEDKRFDKGRPVAACTLYKALLQWRSFEAEKTNIFDRIIHTIRSSIEDQDNTGDLAYWLSTSSTLLFLLQSTIKAGNAPTRSPYRNRSSPTTLFGRMAQQGFRSTSLSMAISSGYSGIEGSPNVRTRIEAKYPALLFKQHLTACVEKIYGMIRDNLKKEISPFLNQCIHAPRSARIKPLKGSSRSIHSNIIAKQQASSIHWQNIVNSLDNTLTILSENNVPSTITRKILSQVFSYINVQLFNSLLLRRECCSFSNGEYLKAGLQELESWCSKATEQYAGSSWDELQHIRQAVGFLVLHQKSQKALDEITNDLCPMLSIAQIYRIGTMFWDDKYGAHGLSPEVISKMRALTLEDSASIPNNTFLLDVDSSIPFSIEEISRSFQNINLSDVEPPPLLCQRSDFQFLLQAAA
- the LOC125862510 gene encoding myosin-12 isoform X5 — encoded protein: MGTPVNIIVGSQVWIEDPDDAWIDGEVTEIKGSNATVATTNGKTTVASISSIYPKDTEAPPSGVDDMTKLAYLHEPGVLNNLACRYSLNEIYTYTGNILIAVNPFRRLPHLYDTHMMQQYKGAPFGELSPHLFAVADACYRALINEHGNQSILVSGESGAGKTETTKMLMRYLAFMGGRSGTEGRTVEQQVLESNPVLEAFGNAKTVKNNNSSRFGKFVEIQFDKHAKISGAAVRTYLLERSRVCQVSDPERNYHCFYMLCAAPPEDVKRFKLGNPKTFHYLNQSSCYEVANVDDAREYLETRNAMDVVGIGQEEQEAIFRVVAAILHLGNINFVKGKEADSSKLKDEKSLFHLKTAAELFMCDEKALEDSLCKRVIVTPDGNITKLLDPAAATTSRDALAKTVYSRLFDWLVDKINNSIGQDPEAKSIIGVLDIYGFESFKINSFEQFCINLTNEKLQQHFNQHVFKMEQDDYTTEEINWSYVEFVDNQDVLDLIEKKPGGIIALLDEACMFPKATHETFAQKMYQTYRAHKRFSKPKLARTDFTINHYAGDVTYQADHFLDKNKDYVIAEFQALLMDSKCFFVANLFPPLPEESSKQSKFSSIGTRFKQQLQSLMETLSTTEPHYIRCVKPNTVLKPGIFENMNVLNQLRCGGVLEAIRISCAGYPTKRTFDEFLDRFGTLAPDVLDGCDEKSACIAICDRMGLKGYQIGKTKVFLRAGQMAELDARRTEVLAHAAKRIQRQIRTYLTRKEFIALKRATIHFQKLWRAQLARVLYEQMKREAASIRIQKHARSHSARKSYKELQAAAVVIQTGMRAMAARNEYRQRRRNKAAKIVQTQWRGFHAFSTYKQKKKASLSLQCLWRGRLARKVLRKLRMDARDTGALKEAKDKLEKRVEELTWRLDFEKHLRIDLEEAKGQEISKLQKALQEMQTQLDEAHDAIIHEKEAAKIAIEQAPPVIKEVPVIDNTKVEKLTEENNKLEEEIRELKKRVEDFEQSYNEVEKECQATRKEAEESQLRVSEFQESIERLQLNLSNLESENQVLRQQALVASTNEALSDEMDILKNKIKDLESENELLRTQRVVVEQVVSSDDRAPKGLETVDITHPADNEHQTEEVHEEMKVEQQIPKLLQDSSPPISLIKQRSLTDRQQENHDILIKCLAEDKRFDKGRPVAACTLYKALLQWRSFEAEKTNIFDRIIHTIRSSIEDNTGDLAYWLSTSSTLLFLLQSTIKAGNAPTRSPYRNRSSPTTLFGRMAQGFRSTSLSMAISSGYSGIEGSPNVRTRIEAKYPALLFKQHLTACVEKIYGMIRDNLKKEISPFLNQCIHAPRSARIKPLKGSSRSIHSNIIAKQQASSIHWQNIVNSLDNTLTILSENNVPSTITRKILSQVFSYINVQLFNSLLLRRECCSFSNGEYLKAGLQELESWCSKATEQYAGSSWDELQHIRQAVGFLVLHQKSQKALDEITNDLCPMLSIAQIYRIGTMFWDDKYGAHGLSPEVISKMRALTLEDSASIPNNTFLLDVDSSIPFSIEEISRSFQNINLSDVEPPPLLCQRSDFQFLLQAAA